A section of the Pseudanabaena mucicola str. Chao 1806 genome encodes:
- a CDS encoding COG1470 family protein, producing MRSDTAIFASNSDNSNDIEQNAGLSMVDILTLSTQQQQIINWVMRHRESTLEAIAIGIGATPEDTLLEIEALISQGFLELISNQGGNYYAIDFRRQQSINNLDAMPKAAIRPLSIILNPSGTVSIATGEKFELCVTVTNQGDRSAVISVAIDPDSSTIFPWCTLPSERLALSVGQSCEVVFLIQVPPTTPPKEYGYKLIIDAPEHYPEDTPIQYKGRVIVTPSVQEVVRVNDPTFATIPRTTSTSPHQMRGGEIWQVLISVNNRSERVDRFRVTIPDLDPKWVSIYYPEGLALVGVVEATEGLPLNPDTQGQITLIFKPPMDAWAGIYSPTIRVHSTNSPDSALLDIVYFEILPVYQLDIQLVTLLTRVENQPSLYEMRFKSSSNIARELSVRASSPEQEGLLTYSFNTEETRIAPYGNSRINLEVQTTKKCKPKFLSERYLSFIVEVEDKQGVALVSDRYLGNLIVPARPWWQLVLVIIGILGIIGTIIFLIWWFFFRPPEVPVVVEFTSESPNYREAANEAIRLRWRVTNPDLIKEIKVEGLGEDQTTISQPVVYNFSSGIPPELKEYCFIDRELLCQNVPTDARKPSQYIFQMNLASKNPKTGILPLAKTTKIIVEPVPQAQILEFASNKPLYTESKPVLPTIVLAPVAKSDQQANNAPKAETSTTNNPPTTTEATPSNLANVVNSPSPELVATRAKETVFIPEVLEKRVFFTALGIAESPTKLGLIKPKPDLDNEVRLNWRLSNASQIRELTLVGRSPEGEIKSPPLKYLLTEGIPRSLRPYCTISNDEMVCKNVPTEAKASGSYIFELAIIPRKPPVDPKAVPVMRKTEIVKIAPYPAKILELKVNGQDALPQYSFNLNPDIPSILTLSWKVEASAAAKIDLLPAPGNVAAVGQLALPLSPKSAEVTYTLKVTNPDGQIIMRSFIVQTIAPPPAPKPEETPPIALPPDVPAIDSPLIPAPPNQRAGGSLTPSEVPPNQK from the coding sequence ATGAGGAGTGACACAGCCATATTTGCTTCAAATAGCGACAATAGCAACGATATCGAGCAAAATGCAGGATTGAGTATGGTGGATATTTTGACATTATCCACACAGCAGCAACAAATTATCAATTGGGTTATGCGGCATCGCGAGTCTACCCTTGAGGCGATCGCGATAGGTATTGGCGCAACTCCAGAAGATACTTTGCTCGAAATCGAAGCTTTAATTAGCCAAGGATTTCTTGAATTAATCAGCAATCAAGGGGGGAATTATTACGCGATCGATTTTCGCCGCCAGCAAAGTATTAATAATCTCGATGCGATGCCCAAGGCAGCAATTCGCCCTCTCTCCATCATTCTCAACCCTTCAGGGACTGTTTCCATCGCCACAGGCGAGAAGTTTGAGCTATGTGTAACAGTTACTAATCAGGGTGATCGCAGTGCAGTGATCAGTGTGGCGATCGACCCAGACTCTAGCACAATCTTTCCTTGGTGTACCTTACCTTCTGAGCGACTTGCCCTAAGTGTGGGGCAAAGCTGTGAGGTGGTGTTTTTGATTCAAGTACCGCCAACTACTCCTCCCAAGGAATATGGCTACAAATTGATCATCGATGCTCCTGAGCATTACCCCGAAGATACCCCAATTCAGTATAAGGGGCGGGTAATTGTCACGCCTTCTGTTCAAGAAGTAGTCAGGGTCAATGATCCCACCTTCGCCACAATTCCTCGCACCACCTCCACTAGCCCCCACCAAATGCGCGGGGGTGAAATTTGGCAAGTCTTAATTTCAGTAAATAATCGTTCGGAACGGGTCGATCGCTTTCGGGTGACCATCCCTGATCTCGATCCCAAATGGGTATCTATTTACTATCCTGAGGGCTTAGCTTTAGTAGGGGTTGTCGAGGCGACGGAAGGTTTACCCCTCAATCCTGATACTCAAGGACAAATTACCTTAATTTTCAAGCCACCAATGGATGCTTGGGCAGGTATTTATTCACCAACTATTCGCGTCCATTCGACCAATAGTCCTGACTCAGCCCTGTTAGACATCGTTTACTTTGAAATTCTGCCTGTCTATCAACTAGATATTCAGCTAGTAACCCTGCTCACTAGAGTCGAAAATCAGCCATCCCTCTACGAAATGCGCTTTAAAAGTAGCAGCAATATTGCCCGTGAACTAAGCGTGCGTGCGAGTAGCCCTGAACAGGAGGGACTCTTAACCTACAGCTTTAATACTGAAGAAACGCGAATTGCTCCCTATGGCAATTCCCGAATTAATCTAGAAGTACAAACTACGAAAAAGTGTAAACCTAAGTTTTTAAGTGAGCGCTATCTCAGTTTCATTGTTGAAGTGGAAGATAAGCAGGGAGTTGCTTTAGTTAGCGATCGCTACTTAGGCAATTTGATAGTCCCTGCCCGTCCTTGGTGGCAATTGGTGCTAGTGATTATTGGTATTTTAGGCATCATTGGCACAATTATCTTTTTGATCTGGTGGTTCTTTTTCCGACCACCTGAGGTTCCTGTCGTTGTGGAATTTACTTCCGAATCACCTAACTATCGTGAAGCTGCCAATGAAGCTATCCGTTTGCGGTGGCGGGTGACTAATCCTGACCTAATTAAAGAAATTAAAGTAGAAGGATTAGGTGAGGATCAAACTACCATCAGTCAGCCTGTAGTCTATAACTTTAGCAGTGGTATTCCACCTGAATTAAAGGAATATTGCTTTATTGATCGCGAATTACTATGTCAGAACGTTCCCACTGATGCCCGTAAGCCTAGTCAATATATTTTCCAAATGAACTTGGCATCCAAGAATCCGAAAACGGGGATCTTGCCGTTAGCGAAAACTACGAAGATCATTGTCGAGCCTGTCCCCCAAGCTCAGATTTTAGAGTTTGCCTCCAACAAACCTCTCTATACAGAATCAAAACCTGTGTTACCGACCATTGTTCTTGCACCTGTTGCCAAGTCTGATCAACAAGCAAACAATGCGCCGAAAGCAGAAACTAGTACTACCAATAATCCGCCTACAACTACGGAAGCCACACCGAGTAATCTAGCTAATGTGGTCAATAGCCCATCACCTGAACTAGTTGCCACGAGAGCAAAGGAAACAGTCTTTATCCCTGAGGTCTTAGAGAAGCGCGTCTTCTTTACCGCCTTGGGCATTGCCGAAAGTCCGACTAAGTTAGGGCTAATCAAACCGAAACCTGATTTGGATAATGAAGTGCGTCTGAATTGGCGCTTATCCAATGCTAGCCAAATTCGAGAGTTAACCCTCGTTGGGCGATCGCCTGAAGGGGAGATCAAAAGTCCACCATTAAAGTATTTACTTACCGAAGGCATTCCGCGATCGCTCCGTCCCTATTGCACCATTTCTAACGATGAAATGGTTTGTAAGAATGTCCCCACTGAAGCCAAAGCATCAGGTAGTTACATTTTTGAATTAGCGATCATTCCACGTAAACCCCCTGTCGATCCCAAAGCGGTTCCTGTGATGCGGAAAACGGAAATCGTCAAAATTGCCCCTTATCCTGCGAAGATTTTGGAACTCAAGGTCAATGGACAGGATGCTTTACCGCAATATTCCTTTAATCTCAATCCTGATATTCCCAGCATTCTCACCCTATCTTGGAAAGTAGAAGCCTCAGCCGCCGCTAAAATCGATCTCTTACCTGCCCCCGGCAATGTCGCGGCTGTTGGACAATTAGCTCTGCCCCTCAGTCCTAAATCCGCCGAAGTAACCTATACCTTAAAAGTTACGAATCCCGACGGACAAATCATTATGCGTTCCTTCATTGTCCAAACGATCGCGCCACCCCCAGCACCCAAACCTGAGGAAACACCGCCAATCGCTTTGCCCCCTGATGTACCTGCGATCGACTCTCCCCTCATCCCCGCACCACCAAATCAGCGCGCAGGAGGTTCGCTCACGCCATCTGAAGTTCCTCCTAACCAAAAATAG
- a CDS encoding DUF6760 family protein, with product MAFYFHWSREDILNLTHTERLRWVNEIMRLR from the coding sequence ATCGCTTTTTACTTCCATTGGTCAAGGGAAGACATACTTAACCTCACCCATACCGAACGCCTGCGTTGGGTCAATGAAATCATGCGTTTACGCTAG
- a CDS encoding pentapeptide repeat-containing protein: protein MLRYCFLSGAIALSSSLVIAQAAIANPVDQLLETKACPECELSNANLVEAKLNGANLSLAQMRAANLRKANLIGANLIGAYLKDASFQDTNLRWANFTNADLENVDFRGADLRGAKFNAALLKDSNSQKSIFCRTIMSDGKLNNRDCRLAGD, encoded by the coding sequence ATGTTACGTTATTGCTTTTTATCTGGCGCGATCGCCTTATCCTCATCTCTAGTAATTGCTCAAGCAGCGATCGCTAATCCTGTCGATCAATTGTTGGAGACTAAAGCCTGCCCAGAATGTGAGTTAAGTAACGCTAATCTGGTTGAGGCAAAGCTTAATGGCGCAAATCTGAGTTTGGCGCAAATGCGGGCGGCAAATTTGCGGAAGGCAAACTTAATTGGGGCAAACTTGATCGGAGCTTACTTAAAAGATGCCAGCTTTCAGGATACAAACCTGCGCTGGGCAAATTTTACTAATGCGGATTTAGAGAATGTGGATTTTCGAGGTGCAGATTTAAGGGGAGCTAAGTTTAATGCTGCTCTATTGAAGGATTCTAATTCTCAAAAGAGTATCTTTTGCCGCACGATCATGTCCGATGGCAAGCTGAATAATCGTGACTGTCGATTAGCGGGTGATTGA
- a CDS encoding Uma2 family endonuclease, whose protein sequence is MTISGNHKQISTVELLDEDFEPMPEGDKQRRNLSYTTEALRLWFEKQQNVYVSGNLFIRYREENFEKRIAPDTFVVFGMSNEDRVSYKIYEEGGKAPDFVLEITSKGTVTKDREQNPLIYCNLGVKEYFQYDPTGEYLKPTSLQGVRLENNAYVAIASSLLPDGNLSLHSEVLGLDLHLYPNLGFRFFDPISNQILRSYAEAELARSQAELERSFEHQARLEAEAIADRANLEKQLAEQAQQKAEQKAERLIEMLKAMGINTDAI, encoded by the coding sequence ATGACAATTTCTGGTAATCACAAGCAAATTTCAACCGTAGAACTTCTTGACGAGGACTTTGAGCCAATGCCAGAGGGCGATAAACAACGGCGTAATTTGAGCTATACAACTGAAGCATTGAGACTCTGGTTTGAGAAACAGCAAAATGTATATGTGTCTGGGAATCTATTCATCCGTTATCGAGAAGAGAACTTCGAGAAAAGAATCGCCCCAGATACTTTCGTTGTTTTTGGCATGAGCAATGAAGACCGTGTGAGTTATAAAATCTATGAAGAGGGAGGGAAAGCGCCTGATTTTGTATTGGAAATTACTTCAAAGGGAACGGTGACGAAAGACCGCGAACAAAATCCATTAATTTATTGCAACTTGGGGGTGAAGGAATATTTTCAATATGACCCAACAGGTGAATATTTGAAGCCAACATCTTTGCAGGGTGTTCGTTTGGAGAATAATGCGTATGTAGCGATCGCTTCTTCATTATTACCAGATGGCAATTTGTCATTACATAGTGAAGTTTTAGGTTTAGATTTGCATTTGTATCCAAATCTAGGTTTTCGCTTCTTTGACCCGATTTCTAATCAGATTTTGCGGTCTTATGCTGAGGCGGAACTGGCTAGATCTCAGGCGGAGTTAGAGCGTTCTTTTGAGCATCAGGCTAGACTTGAGGCGGAGGCGATCGCTGATCGTGCTAATTTGGAAAAACAGCTAGCTGAACAGGCGCAACAAAAGGCTGAGCAAAAAGCCGAACGTCTTATTGAAATGCTCAAAGCGATGGGGATTAACACTGATGCAATTTAA
- a CDS encoding Uma2 family endonuclease has product METIAIASPLETFLQQPNIETSPAWEFIHGQPQQKPMPTLFQSRLQRNLVNTINSQTQAYEAIQELRCIVPPLSPVPDITVVKSDRLTQFDGPLQGAPDWLIEIRSPDQNTLELQNKILHCLINGTQLAWLIDIQRKQIWVWEQSELPLIYSETDKLPTLGNISDLTVEMVIAMTQHR; this is encoded by the coding sequence ATGGAAACTATTGCGATCGCTAGCCCCTTAGAAACTTTTCTCCAGCAGCCTAACATTGAGACCTCACCTGCTTGGGAATTTATCCATGGACAACCTCAGCAAAAGCCGATGCCAACGCTTTTTCAGTCCCGCCTGCAACGCAACCTAGTTAATACGATCAACAGCCAAACCCAAGCATACGAAGCTATCCAAGAACTACGTTGCATCGTGCCACCACTATCCCCCGTCCCAGACATTACCGTAGTTAAAAGCGATCGTCTTACTCAATTCGATGGTCCACTGCAAGGAGCACCAGACTGGCTGATTGAAATTCGTTCCCCCGACCAAAACACATTAGAGCTACAAAACAAAATCCTACACTGCTTAATCAATGGGACTCAACTCGCTTGGCTAATTGATATTCAGCGAAAGCAAATCTGGGTTTGGGAACAATCAGAACTGCCATTAATCTATTCTGAAACCGACAAACTCCCAACCCTTGGCAATATCTCAGACCTCACTGTAGAAATGGTCATCGCCATGACCCAGCATCGGTGA
- a CDS encoding YbjN domain-containing protein, with amino-acid sequence MAKLAATTEIQEKDQNSMLEIVTNFFKENNWSFSQHETEPILQMGYQGENGNWTCIVRIREAQSQVVFYSVCPVNIPLKKRLAIAEFLTRVNFGLIVGNFEMDFQDGEVRYKTYAIKGENNPLNSELIGQLIFVNVMTMDKYLPALMSVLYANVPIDQAIQQIE; translated from the coding sequence ATGGCTAAACTAGCTGCTACGACTGAAATTCAAGAAAAAGATCAGAATTCGATGTTAGAGATAGTTACTAACTTCTTTAAAGAAAATAACTGGTCGTTTTCACAGCATGAAACTGAACCAATTCTTCAAATGGGTTACCAAGGTGAGAATGGGAATTGGACTTGTATCGTCAGGATTAGAGAAGCTCAATCTCAAGTTGTTTTTTATTCAGTTTGTCCTGTAAATATTCCTCTCAAGAAAAGATTAGCCATCGCTGAGTTTTTGACAAGAGTTAACTTTGGATTAATTGTTGGTAATTTTGAAATGGATTTTCAAGACGGAGAAGTTCGCTATAAAACCTATGCAATCAAAGGAGAAAATAATCCACTCAATTCAGAGCTAATTGGACAATTAATCTTTGTAAATGTGATGACTATGGATAAATATTTGCCTGCACTAATGTCAGTGCTTTATGCGAATGTTCCAATAGATCAAGCAATTCAACAGATAGAATAA
- a CDS encoding eCIS core domain-containing protein: MSRSYDNEKKPSQSTFSFKPTASFLQTRPFAPIQADLDEDVEFRPSGYTENFLEKIINQRSTESSDTPVQTKTMNRLRRPLQDKRVSMIQAKLSIGEPNDKYEQEADATASKVVQQINSPMQDQSVQKQESMEEEEELQMKPISSIQREAAIGEEEELQMKSLVQRRENHGGGEASTDLESSIQSARSSGQSLDPNLQEKMGQAMGADFSSVKVHTDSQSDQLNKSIQAKAFTTGQDIFFRQGEYNPSSTGGQELLAHELTHVVQQNGSTIQRRKKVQMKPDLQLHQEEDEVQMKPDLQLHQEEDEVQMKPDLQLHQEEDEVQMKPKLQRHQEEDEVQMKPKLQRHQEEDEVQMKPKLQRHQEEDEVQMKPKLQRHQEEDEVQMKPDLQMRETSNGCTSGCQCSSCSPSGITVQRKINTSQTNSSKNLLNRKLIDMVQQDSTQIRRFSDSAAHSTGCPCSDCGATQTQIQRKTETDHGSGCSCPTCSGSSGEIQTKSILQRHLDRNGSQISPVRSSISSIQRREDEMVQTKPISTQSSSTIQQTANPNIIQRHASWEHKMLGDVSPDALEVMGAGRNQFNDLGNAVDEEGNAILINEGIHQGKYITKKMVLHTIEQEIRRLEYFRDQPPKDASKKSAQKLTQSDMNDRYKQTHKEEGSVAASQEFDEDKKWQVRLVKVPLQNGRSEVVTYGEMNTLADFYGSLNEMKRTDPDNFHKIVQGIRQESLFKFMRLYEEISQTRKYQEKAELARAEKSKLGTGQKVALALLPPALIGYGVYKGGKAIKDKAKNKILDNEFEGLGFEGAIGNVGTGDLYGELSLMGNVPGQEGKKALKGDKTSEYTAGLARNACHFAPESWHSWAKYHNQALDSAKKAFDEQEVATKNREEAKEKAKKSDPSADGNMGIAHQAELKASELANEAYLNNGFGDHYLQDSYAAGHLINKTQIMQWYVQWIDKNDEWDYHKDKNWRKAQNMAYNQPGLASPDQYNKDEVGTTGKAKNPQLVEDMEGGWEEKHDALGLEMPSSLARGTDSYKLIAWWQTETLKRFRVRPRAQTIKTLLKESPVKNFKLLETALSNLFYQGVIRLDKYETSQIGQKSITVPMDATVVLRDAYVPKDKARFKEALKDPQKYETMVKAVNFKEYESFMKSSFIQKSTNALHDHFCAEGLDVYSGDSEKVFKIYGDNAMLKAQSSVGVKHSSETSRKSVQSIDDVIATGKTTKTTDSIVNRFPEGVDWKGTKMSLSDWHNKGALQNFCDTRIFPDMSWQAKQKLVGIVPGKEIGSLGEIHKDHPHAGEEF, translated from the coding sequence ATGTCGCGTAGTTACGATAACGAAAAAAAGCCTTCTCAATCTACGTTTTCATTTAAACCCACAGCTTCATTTTTACAAACTAGACCCTTCGCGCCAATTCAGGCTGACTTGGATGAAGATGTTGAATTTCGACCATCTGGATACACTGAGAATTTTCTAGAAAAAATAATTAATCAGCGCAGCACTGAGTCTTCTGATACGCCAGTCCAAACAAAAACAATGAACCGCTTGAGGAGACCGCTTCAAGATAAACGGGTGTCGATGATTCAAGCCAAGCTGAGTATTGGTGAGCCAAACGATAAATATGAGCAGGAAGCAGATGCAACTGCCTCTAAAGTTGTTCAACAGATAAATTCGCCAATGCAGGATCAATCTGTCCAAAAACAAGAGTCGATGGAAGAAGAGGAAGAATTGCAAATGAAACCAATCTCTTCAATCCAGCGAGAGGCAGCGATAGGAGAGGAAGAAGAATTGCAAATGAAGTCTTTGGTGCAGAGACGTGAAAATCATGGTGGGGGAGAAGCATCAACGGATTTAGAGTCATCGATTCAGAGTGCGCGGAGTAGTGGCCAGTCTCTAGATCCTAATCTGCAAGAAAAGATGGGTCAGGCGATGGGAGCGGACTTTAGCAGTGTAAAAGTACATACAGATTCACAGTCTGATCAATTAAATAAGTCAATTCAGGCAAAAGCATTTACAACAGGACAAGATATTTTCTTTAGACAGGGAGAATATAATCCTAGCAGTACTGGTGGGCAGGAATTATTGGCCCATGAGTTGACCCATGTGGTGCAGCAAAATGGTAGTACTATTCAGCGCCGTAAAAAAGTGCAGATGAAGCCTGACTTGCAACTACATCAAGAAGAAGATGAAGTGCAGATGAAGCCTGACTTGCAACTACATCAAGAAGAAGACGAAGTGCAGATGAAGCCTGACTTGCAACTACATCAAGAAGAAGATGAAGTGCAAATGAAGCCTAAACTTCAGCGTCATCAAGAAGAAGATGAAGTGCAAATGAAGCCTAAACTTCAGCGTCATCAAGAAGAAGATGAAGTACAAATGAAGCCCAAACTTCAGCGCCATCAAGAAGAAGATGAAGTGCAAATGAAGCCCAAACTTCAGCGCCATCAAGAAGAAGATGAAGTGCAAATGAAGCCAGATTTGCAGATGAGAGAGACATCTAACGGTTGTACATCGGGATGTCAATGCTCTTCTTGCTCACCATCAGGTATAACTGTTCAGAGAAAAATAAATACTAGTCAGACCAATTCCTCGAAGAATTTATTGAATCGTAAGCTTATTGATATGGTGCAACAAGATAGCACTCAAATTAGGCGATTCAGCGATTCAGCAGCTCATAGCACAGGTTGTCCTTGTTCCGATTGTGGTGCTACACAGACCCAAATTCAACGTAAGACCGAAACTGATCATGGATCTGGATGTTCTTGCCCAACCTGCTCTGGCAGTAGCGGGGAAATTCAAACAAAGTCTATATTGCAACGTCATCTGGATAGAAATGGATCTCAAATAAGTCCTGTTAGAAGTTCGATTTCTTCAATTCAACGTCGTGAAGACGAAATGGTTCAGACTAAGCCGATATCGACTCAGTCATCTTCAACAATTCAGCAAACTGCTAATCCAAATATAATTCAGCGACATGCTTCTTGGGAACATAAAATGCTTGGTGACGTTTCCCCAGATGCTTTAGAAGTTATGGGCGCTGGGCGAAACCAATTTAATGATTTAGGGAATGCTGTAGATGAAGAAGGAAACGCAATTTTAATTAACGAAGGTATTCATCAAGGCAAGTATATTACGAAGAAAATGGTGCTGCATACTATTGAGCAAGAAATTAGAAGACTGGAATATTTTAGAGATCAACCTCCTAAAGATGCTTCAAAAAAATCAGCACAAAAGCTAACACAATCCGACATGAATGATCGCTATAAACAAACTCATAAAGAAGAAGGTTCTGTAGCGGCATCGCAAGAGTTTGACGAAGACAAAAAATGGCAAGTCCGTCTTGTCAAAGTTCCACTTCAAAATGGAAGATCGGAAGTAGTTACTTATGGTGAAATGAATACTCTGGCTGATTTCTACGGCTCATTGAATGAGATGAAGAGAACTGATCCTGATAATTTCCATAAAATTGTTCAGGGTATAAGACAAGAAAGTTTGTTCAAGTTCATGAGGCTCTATGAAGAGATCTCGCAAACGAGGAAGTATCAGGAAAAAGCAGAGTTAGCAAGAGCTGAAAAGAGTAAATTAGGAACGGGACAAAAGGTTGCTCTTGCTCTTTTGCCTCCAGCATTAATAGGTTACGGTGTTTATAAAGGCGGTAAGGCTATAAAAGATAAAGCCAAAAACAAAATTTTAGATAATGAGTTTGAAGGCTTAGGATTTGAAGGAGCAATTGGAAACGTAGGTACAGGAGATTTATATGGTGAATTAAGCTTAATGGGTAATGTCCCCGGTCAAGAGGGTAAAAAAGCTCTAAAAGGTGACAAAACCTCTGAATATACAGCAGGACTAGCAAGAAATGCTTGTCACTTTGCGCCTGAAAGTTGGCATTCTTGGGCAAAGTATCACAATCAAGCTTTAGATTCAGCTAAAAAAGCCTTTGATGAGCAAGAAGTTGCAACAAAAAATCGAGAAGAAGCAAAAGAAAAAGCCAAAAAGTCAGACCCAAGTGCAGATGGCAATATGGGTATTGCTCATCAAGCAGAGTTAAAGGCTAGTGAATTAGCTAATGAAGCATATTTAAACAATGGCTTTGGTGATCACTATCTTCAAGATTCTTATGCCGCAGGTCATTTGATTAATAAGACTCAAATTATGCAATGGTATGTCCAATGGATTGATAAAAACGATGAATGGGATTATCACAAAGATAAGAACTGGAGAAAGGCTCAAAACATGGCTTATAACCAACCAGGACTTGCTTCTCCAGACCAATATAATAAGGATGAAGTGGGCACAACTGGGAAAGCAAAAAATCCACAACTTGTCGAAGACATGGAAGGTGGGTGGGAAGAAAAACATGATGCTTTAGGATTAGAAATGCCATCTTCTCTAGCAAGGGGTACAGACTCTTACAAGTTGATAGCTTGGTGGCAAACTGAAACTTTAAAAAGATTTAGAGTTAGACCAAGAGCACAGACCATCAAAACATTGCTGAAAGAAAGTCCTGTCAAGAATTTCAAATTGCTTGAAACCGCCTTAAGTAATCTCTTTTATCAAGGTGTTATTCGATTAGATAAATACGAGACTAGTCAGATTGGACAAAAGAGTATAACTGTGCCTATGGATGCCACTGTCGTGCTCAGAGATGCCTATGTACCAAAAGACAAAGCCCGCTTCAAAGAAGCATTGAAAGATCCCCAAAAATATGAAACAATGGTGAAAGCAGTTAACTTCAAGGAATATGAGAGCTTCATGAAAAGTTCATTTATTCAAAAGAGTACGAATGCTTTACATGATCATTTTTGTGCTGAAGGTCTTGATGTATATTCTGGAGATTCTGAAAAAGTCTTTAAGATCTATGGTGATAATGCCATGTTAAAGGCACAAAGTTCTGTTGGGGTAAAACACTCATCGGAAACAAGCAGAAAGTCAGTACAATCAATTGACGACGTAATTGCAACTGGAAAGACGACTAAAACAACTGATTCAATCGTCAATAGATTCCCTGAAGGGGTAGATTGGAAAGGCACAAAAATGTCATTGTCTGACTGGCACAATAAGGGAGCACTACAAAACTTCTGTGATACTAGAATCTTCCCTGACATGAGTTGGCAAGCCAAGCAAAAACTGGTCGGAATTGTTCCAGGTAAAGAGATTGGTAGTTTAGGTGAAATTCATAAAGATCATCCACATGCAGGAGAAGAATTCTAA